DNA from Paludisphaera mucosa:
CCTTCCTCAGCACGGCCTCCGGATCCTTGGAGCAGCGGACGACGAACTCCTTGAAGAAGGGCCCCGGGAACGCCAGGGAGAGGCCGTCGACCTTCGCCAGGGCCTCGGCGGCGTAGTGGGCCTTCCGCGTGCTCAGCTCGGCGGCGTCGCGGAGGCCGCGGGGTCCCATCGCGGCCAGGTAGATGCTCGACCGCAGCGCCAGCAGGCCCTGGTTCGTGCAGATGTTGGACGTGGCCTTCTCGCGCCGGATGTGCTGCTCGCGGGTCTGGAGCGTGAGCACCCAGCAGCGCTTGCCGTTGCGGTCGGTGGTCTGGCCCACGATCCGGCCCGGCAGCTTGCGGAGATACTCCTGCTTGCAGGCGAGGATCCCCAGGTAGGGCCCGCCGAACGTCATCGGGTTCCCCAGGCCCTGGCCCTCGGCGACCACGACGTCGGCCCCGTAGGCGTCGGGGCGGCGCAGCAGGCCGAGCGAGATCGGGTCGACGCTGACGATCGCCGTCGCGCCGTGCGCGTGGGCGGCCTCGACGAGCGCCTCGACGTCTTCCAGCCGGCCGAAGAAGTTCGGGTACTGGATCACCACCGCCGCCGTCTCGGGGGTGATCGCCGCGGCGAACGCCCTGGGATCGACGCCCCCGCCGACGGCCGGCACGGTGACGACCTGGGGGTCGAGGTGTTCGAGATAGGTCTGGAGGATGCGGCGGTATTCGGGATGGACGGAGCCCGCGACGACGACCGGGCCGGTCCGGCGGTTCGTCGCCAACGCCATCATCACGGCCTCGGTGACGGCGGATCCGCCGTCGTAGAGGCTCGCGTTCGAGACGTCCATGCCCGTCAGCTGGGTGATGAGCGTCTGGTACTCGAAGGTCGCCTGGAGCGTGCCCTGGCTGGCCTCGGGCTGATACGGCGTGTAAGCCGTGTAGAACTCGCCGCGCGACGACAGGTTGTCGACGACGGCCGGGATGAAGTGGTCGTAGCTGCCCGCCCCGAGGAAGCAGACGCGACGGTCGGCCCCCTGGTTGCGGCCGAGCAGGGCCCCGACCTCGCGGGTCAGTTCGAGCTCGGTGAGTGCGGGAGGGATGCAGAGAGGACGCTTGAGCCGATACTCGGCCGGGACCATGTCGAAGAGTTCATCGAGCGAGTCGAGCCCGATGGCGTCCAGCATCACGCGGACGTCCTCGGGCGTATTAGCGATATAAGCCATGTTGCTCCCAGATTGAATAACGCGTCGCGACCTTCTCGTTTCCCCGGCCGGTCGCGATCAATGCTCGTCTTCGGCGATCTTGATCTCGTAGGCGGAGTGGTCGAGCAGCTTGCCGGCCTCGGCCGGGTCGTCGACCTTGATCTTGACGAGCCATCCCTTGACGTAGGGATCCTCCGAGAGGACCTGGACGTCGTCGAGGAGGGCCTGGTTGACCTCGACGACCTCGCCGCTGATCGGGGCGTACAGGTCGTTGACCGACTTGACGCTCTCGACCTCGCCGAAGCTCTTGCCGGCGGTGAGCCGGGCGCCCACCTTGGGCAACTCGATCGTGAGCAGGTCGGTGAGCTGGTCGACGGCGAATTTCGACAGGCCCACGACGGCGGTGTCGCCCTCGACGTCCACCCATTCGTGGGTCGGGCTGTAGCGGAACTTCTTGGGGTCCATGTGTCCGGGTCCTTGATCCTACGAGGGAACGCACGCGAGCGAACGTCGGCGAGGCGGCGGGAGACGCGCCCGGTCAGGGCTTGGGCCGTTTGTAGAAGGGCAGGGGAACGACCTCGGCCGGCTCGGGCTTGCCGCGGACGTCGACGACGACCTTGGTCCCCGGGGCCGAGGATCCGGGGTCGATCAGGGCCATCGCCAGGCTGGCCTGCAACGTCGGCGCGAAGGTGCCCGAGGTCACGGAGCCCAGCGTTCGGTCGTCGGCCGTCACCATCGAGCCCTGGCGGGCGATCCGCTTGCCGTCGAGCTTGAGCCCGACCCGGGTCGATCCCGGGCTCTGCTTGTGCTGCTTGAGCGCGTCGGAGCCGACGAAGTCCCCCTTGTCGATCTTGACCGCCCAGCCGACGCCGGCCGCGAACGGGTTGATCGTGTCGGAGAGCTCGTGGCCGTAGAGCGGCATCGCCGCTTCGAAGCGGAGGGTGTCCCGCGCCCCCAGGCCGATCGGAGCGACGCCGAAACCGGACCCCGATTCCATCAGAGCGATCCAGACCCGCGACGCGCTGGGGCCCGGGACGATCAGCTCGAAGCCGTCCTCGCCCGTGTAGCCGGTCCGGCTGACCAGGGCCTCGACCTCGCCCATCAGCTTTCCCGTCGCGACGTGGTAGTACTTCAGGCCGTCGAGCGGCCTGTCGACGAGCGGCTGGAGCGTCGCCGCGGCCGCCGGGCCCTGCACGGCGATCATGGCCGTCTCGACGGTCTTGTCCGTGAGCGTGGCCTTGAAGCCCTCCTGATGCTCGCCGAACTGGGCGACGACCCGGTCGCGGTTGGAGGCGTTGCAGACGACGTAGTACGACTTGTCGAGGCGGTAGACGAGGATGTCGTCGATCAGGCCGCCGAGGTCGTTGGCGAGCAGGCTGTACTGGATGCGGCCGGGTTCCAGCTTGGTCGCGTCGTTGGTCGCGACGAGGTTGATCCAGGACAGGGCCTTGGGGCCGTCGAAGGCGAGCCGGCCCATGTGGCTCACGTCGAACAGGCCGACGCCGCTGCGGACCGCCTGATGCTCCTCGACGATGCTCGTGTACTGGACGGGCATCGACCAGCCCGCGAAGTCCACCATCCGGCCGCCGTTGGTCTGGTGCCAGTCGAACAGGGGCGTGTGCAACGGGGTCGGGTCGGTCATCAACGACGCTCCGAGCGTATCCGTAAGGCTCATGACTTCACCACAGGAACCGTGGATTGTATCCGCCGCGCCTCGGGAGGACAACCAAACCCACGTTGGCGTCAGAACCTGCGTTGCGACCGCGATTCATCGTCTCCGCGCGTGCAGGCGGTCGTGGATGCGGGCCAGGAGGGCGGCGTCGAAGGGCCGGTAAGGCCGGAACTTCTCGATCCGATTGTGCTCTTCGCTGTAGGCGAGCGCGCGATTGGCCCCGAGCTTGGCGGCGGCGGGATTGTCGAGGAGGTGGCCGGAGTCGGTGGGGCTCATCTGGAAGAGGATTCTCATCCCGAACTCGCGGAGCTGCTGGAGCGAGACGCAGCGATTGAGGTTGTTCACGGTGTCGCACCAGGCGATCAGGTGCACCCCGAAGCCGGGCCCTTCGCGGAGGATCTGGTCGATCAGGTCGGCCGGCGTCTGCTCCTCGCGCTCGCCGAAGTGGAAATCGTCCTCGCGGCGACGGAGGTCGCGGAACCGGGGGAAGTCGTGGATGAAGAGGAACAGCTCGGGGCCGTCGCCAGCGTCAGGCTCGCGTCGGCGCCTCAGCTCGTCGGCGACCTCGGCCGCGAACGCCGAGGCCTCGCGCCAGCCGCCGACCTTGACGCCGTGAGGCAGCGCATCGGCCGTTTTCCGCAGGGTTTCGGCGTGCTCGGAATCCTCGGGCGTGCCGTCGAGCAGCCAGAACCGGGCGCCCTCGCGCGTGCCGTCGTCGCGGGCCGGCGGATACTGGACCGCGAGGCTCGCCAGCGCCGAGGCGGCGACGCCGATCGCGGCCTCCTCGTTCTGGCCGACGATGAGCAGGTGGTTCCCCCCCTGGCGGCGGAAGAGGGCCGAGGTCGGCTCCTTGATCGCGACCGGGTCGCCGAGCCAGGCCTGCGCCGAGCGCGGGGATTCGGGCCAGGCGTCGGCTTCCAGCCGCGCGACGAACAGGGGGTTGCCGGCGAAATCGGCCTGGGCGTCGCCCTCGAAGACGATCGGCGTGCGCGCCGACGCGGGGGGCCGGCGGTCGAGAAGCTCGTGGATCTTATCGAGATATTCCTCCCTCCGCTCCTCGCCCAGCCAGACGACCTGGAAGACGTGGTTGCCCTCGGGCGAGCCGTTGGCGTCGTTGTAGATCGCCTCGCCGGGGCGCGAGAGGGCCTTCGCCGCCGGGTTGTTCTCCGCGAGGATCAGGTGCGAGTCGATGTCGCTGCACTGGAGCGCGATGCGCACGGCCATCTGGCCGAGGGTGCTGCGGGCGAGGGTGAACGCGCCCCCCAGGCTCTGCGAGCCCAGGATGATGTGGATGCCGAACGCGCGACCCTGGCGGACCAGCCGGTCGAGCAGGCCGGCGGCCTCCTGGGCCAGCTTGTCCTCCTCGACGAAGAACTCCTGAAACTCGTCGACGACCAGCAGGATGCGGGGCAGGGGGGGCGTCCCGGGCGCGTTGCGGAAGCCCTGGACGTCCTGCACGCCGGCGGCCCGAAACCGGTCGGCGCGGATCTTCAGCTCGGCGTCGAGCCGGCTCAGCACGCTCACGCCGAACTCGCGCTCGCTCTCGATGGCCACGACGCTCGCGTGCGGCAGCCCGTGCGCCGCATAGACCTTGAACTCGACGCCCTTCTTGAAGTCGATCAGGTACAGGTCGATCTCGTCGGGGCTGTACGCCAGCGACAGGTTGACGATCAGGGCGTGCATCAAGGTCGACTTGCCCGAGCCCGTCCGGCCGGCGATCAGGACGTGCTGCGACGTCCCCTTGCCGAGCGCCAGGTGTTGGCGCTTGGAGGCGGCGGCCTTCCCCAGCGGGACGTCGAGGCCGGCGCGACTGTCGCACGTCCACCACGACTCGGGGGCGGGGGCGATGAACTCGAACGGAACCTCGACCCGCTTCGCCGCGCGGGCGGCCTCGCCGATCCGCTGGATCAGCCGCGTGGCCGTCTCGCCGACCGGAGGCGCGTCGGCCGTGAAGGGATAGCCGCCCAACTCGGGGTCGTCCCAGGCCAGCGAGTCGCCCTTCCAGATGAGCCGTGTGCAATAGGGGCGAAGGTCGGCGAGCCGGCAGCCGGTAGGGAACTCGCGGCCCTCGTCGACCGCGATCAACGTCAGGACGCCGCAGGGGGGACCGCCGGCGACGATCGACGCCAGCCGCGAGGCGGCCTTCTCGTCGAACTTGGTCGGGTAGTCGACGACCACGAGCACGCGGTAGGGCTCGGCGACCTCGCCGGCCGCGGCGTTGTAGGCCTCGATCGACGGGTACTCGTTCCGCAGGTATTTCTGCGTCACGAGTTCCATGTGGGCTTCCAGCTCGGCCAGCCGCTCCTCGATCTGACGCGCGTCGGTCCAGACCTGGTTGTTGACCAGGGCCTCGTCGAAATCGGCCAGGTGCATGAAGGCGCCGAAGCCGCGTCCCAGGCCGATCGGGTCGACGATCGTGAAACGGACCATGCCCGGCGGCAGGCCGGCGAGGAGCCGGAGCATCGCCGCCTGGATCGCCGTCGACGCCGCGGCGCGGCCCTCGGCGGGGGTTTCGACGAGCAGGTTGGCCGAGGCCGGGAAGGGCCGGAGCGCGGGCAGGCGGAGTGAATCGGGCAGGCCCTCTCGCAGCTCCGGCTCGCTCGGCAGCCCGCCCGGGAGCGACGCGAGGTCCACGGCCAGCGTCCCGAAACGGAGCGCCGGGGGGATCGCCCTCGGCAAGGGCCGATCCGACCAGTCTGGGGAGGCCCATTCCAGCCCGAAGCCTTCGGCCCGGCGGGAGACGTCGTCAAGCAGGCCGCAGGCGGTGGCCGCGGTCTCTCGCCAGCGCGAGGCCATCGCCCGACGGTCGCTCTCGTAGACGGCGCGGGCCTGCTCCTGGAGGGCCTTGTAACCTTCCTCGAGTTTGACCATCCCCGACTCGCCCTTCGTCCGGAGATCGGCGATCTTGCGCCTGTGGGTATCCTCGGCTTCCTTCGAGCGCCGCTCCTGCTCCTCGCGGTTCTCGCGTAGCTTCCGCCCATAGACCTCGTTGATTTGGCGGAGCCGCTCGTCGCGGTCGTCCTCGCCCTGGGCGATCGTCCGGGTGTGGGTCTCTTTCGCCTGCTCCAGGTCCTTCTCGCGGCGGGCGACGAGGGCTTTGAGCGACTCCTGGAAACGGCCGTCGATCTGGGTCTTGCAGTAGTCGCCCAGCGCGCCGTCGTCGGACGCCGACTGCATCAAGGGCTTGTAGAGCCGTTCCAACTGCTCCTTGGCGAGCGATACCAGCTTCATGCGCAGCGCGAGCCCGAGCGCGAGGCCGACGCCGGCTAAAACCCCCGTGGAGGTGGCGTCGAATCCGAGGGCGATCCCGACGAATCCGAACACAAAGGTCGTCGAGATGTAGACCCAGGCCTCGTTCATCCCCTTCAGGGACCGAGGGATGATCAGGAGTTCCAGAAGCTTGAGCGGCGGCCCCATCCGCGAGAGCCGCTCGAACAGCTCGTCGCCCGGCTCGGCGAATTTGGAGTAGGATTCGCGCGAGGGGGTCGGCGGCTCCGGGTCGAGCCCGAATTTGCGGTAATCGGCGGCGAGCGCGGCCAGGCGTCTGCGGTACGATTCCAAAATCTCCAGCGCGTCCTGGATCGGCTTGTTGGCGACCGCGTGTTCCTTGACGGCGACCTTCTGGCCCGAGTCGTGACCGCCCATCGCATCAGACTTGTCGCGGGCCAGTTTGGACTTGGCCGACTGGCGGAGCGCGTCGAACTCGGCGGCGATGCGGCGGCTGCCCATCGCGAAATCGTTCTTGGCCTGGGCCTCGGCCGAGGAGGCCGCTTCGGCGAGATCGCGGCGCCGTTTCTCGTCGGCGGCGATCGCCTCGCGATCGAGTTGCGCGACGCGCTGGGCCAGGGCGGCCTTCTTGGCCCGGTAGTCCTGTTCGGCCTCCTGCTCCTTGGATCGCCTCGCCCGCTTGATGGACGCCTCGACCTCGGCGCGCTCGGCGACGGCGGCGACGAGGGCCTTGAGCGCGTCGCGTTGCACCCGGAGCGGATCGGGCTCGATGCTCGATCCGGCCGGCTTCGCCTCCGGCTCGGCGGCGAGGGCGGGGGCGCCGGGGAGGCTCGGCGAGGTCGAGGGGCTCACGAATATTCACTCCCATCGGAGCAGTCGCGGCGGACCTGGTCGAGGACGTCTGCGAGCTTCTGGAGGCCGATGACCGCGGAGTCGACCGCCGGAGTCAGCGGGGCGAGGTGCCGTTCTTCGAAGCTGCGACGGACGGAGTCGCCCCAGGTGGCCTCGGTCAGGAGCCAGTGGTCGTTGAGGATCCGGATCGTCTGCTTCAGCCGCGTCGATCCGGCGAGGACTTTCGCGTTCGCCACGTCAGGGGGCCTCCTCGGGGGCTGGAGAAACGGCCGGAAAGGCGACGTCGGGCTCGTCGCGCCCCAGGATCTCGGCGGCGACGGCCTCCATCGCCGGGGTCGCGCGAGCCATGCTCGATGCGGCCCCGGCGCCGTCCAGCCCGCCTGCCGGGGCCGTGACGTCCAGATAGGCTTCGAGCGCCTCGACGATCCGCGTCAGGAGGCCGATGGCGCGGGGGACGTCGGAGGCCGCCAGGTCTTTGAGGCGCTGGACGCTGCCGTGGTACTCCATGGCGGCCTGCTGCAGCGCGGGCTGCCATTTCCGGACGAGCGTCAGCCGTCGCTCGGCGTCCTGGAGGCTCGCCTCGGCCTGCCGCAGGCGTTCCTTGGGCTCCGACAGCGAGGGGTGATGCTCGGGGGTCTTCTGGAGCTTCAGCTTGAAGAGGTCGGCGCGGGCGGACGCCACCCGCTCGCGACGCCGCTTGATCTGCTCCTGCCAGTAGAAAGGCCGGTCCTGCTGGAGCCACTGGACCGTGCGGCGGAGTTCGGCGTCGGCCGCGCCCAGGGCCGCGAGCGCGTCCTCGCCGTAGAGGGCGAGGGCGACGCGGAAATCCCGCAGGGCCTCGACGGAATGGACTTCGGCCTGGCTGCTCATGGCGGAACTCGCACGATCCATCGCCCGATTGCCCGCGAGGCGGTCGAGTCCGAACCGGATTCGCCGACGGGACGTCCCTCATTCTAAGCGATCCCCGGCCGATTGGGGATGTCCCACCCGGGCGAAACGGCGGCGGCCCGCCGCGTCGGCGACGCCTTGAGGCTTCGGGGTCGATCGGCTACGGTTGGACCTTCGACCGACCCCCCACCCGCCGCGACGATGGCCATCATGACCGCACCTCGAGCCGCCGCACCCCCCCCGCCCGATCTGCACGCCGAGTACTCGCGCCGGCTGGCGCTCCACGAGCACGCTCGGAAGCGATGGGACCAGGTCGACGCCCGTCTCGCCGACCTGCGTCTGGTCGTGTTCGTGCTCGCGGCGGCGCTCGCCGGCTACACCTACGCATATGGTCAGCCGTCCTGGTGGTGGCTCTCCGTCCCCGCGGGGGCTTTCGTCGGCCTGCTGCTCGCCCACGAGCCGATCCATCGCCGCGCGGTCCGCTCCGTGCGGACGATCGAGTTCTACAAGCGGGGCCTCGCACGGATGGAGGATCGCTGGGCGGGGACGGGAGTGGCCGGTTCGAACTTCCTCAACCTCGATCATCCCTATGCCGCCGACCTCGACCTCTTCGGCTCCGGCTCCCTCTTCGAGCGCCTGTGTACGGCCCGCACGAAGGCGGGGGAGGAGGCGTTGGCTTCATGGCTGCTCGCTCCCTCGACGCCTGACGTCCTCTCGCGCCGACACGCGGCGGTCGTCGAGCTTCGCCCCCGGCTCGACCTCCGCGAGGATCTCGAATTGCTCGGCGCCGACGTCCGGGCCGGGATCGACCCGGCTGCGCTCGCTTCGTGGGGGACGACGCCCCGCGTCTTCCCGAATCGACCGATCCGGATCGTCGCGGCGCTCCTGGCGACCTTCGGCGCTTCGGCGCTCGCGTATCTGATCTACAAGCAAGATCCGCCAGCGAGTCTTCTCTTCGTCCTCATGCTGCTCATCGAGGGCGTCTTCGCGCTCTGGCTCGCGAAACGCGTCGACCGCGTCCTGGCCGGGGTCGACGAGCGCGCCCACGACTTGACGCTGCTCTCGGGGCTGCTCGACCGCCTGGAGCGCGAGCCGCTGGACGCCCCGTTGCTGCGGTCGCTCCGCGAGGCGCTGGTGACGGGGGGCAGCCCGGCCTCGCGGCGGATCCGATCGCTGGGGAATCTGCTCCACCTGCTGGACAGTCGCGACAACCAGTTCTTCATGCCGTTCGCCCTGGTCCTGCTCTGGAAGACGCAGCTGGCGATGAAGATCGACGCCTGGCGAGCGGCGAACGGGCCGCAGGTCGCGGGCTGGCTCGCGGCGACGGGCGACTTCGAGGCCCTGTCGGCCCTCGCCGCCTATGCTGCCGAGAACCCCTCCGACGTCTTCCCCGAGATCGTCCCCGGCCCGGCCCTGTTCGACGCGGCAGGGTTGGGGCACCCGCTCATCGCCCGCGCCGAGTGCGTGACGAACGACGTGACGC
Protein-coding regions in this window:
- the gcvPA gene encoding aminomethyl-transferring glycine dehydrogenase subunit GcvPA is translated as MAYIANTPEDVRVMLDAIGLDSLDELFDMVPAEYRLKRPLCIPPALTELELTREVGALLGRNQGADRRVCFLGAGSYDHFIPAVVDNLSSRGEFYTAYTPYQPEASQGTLQATFEYQTLITQLTGMDVSNASLYDGGSAVTEAVMMALATNRRTGPVVVAGSVHPEYRRILQTYLEHLDPQVVTVPAVGGGVDPRAFAAAITPETAAVVIQYPNFFGRLEDVEALVEAAHAHGATAIVSVDPISLGLLRRPDAYGADVVVAEGQGLGNPMTFGGPYLGILACKQEYLRKLPGRIVGQTTDRNGKRCWVLTLQTREQHIRREKATSNICTNQGLLALRSSIYLAAMGPRGLRDAAELSTRKAHYAAEALAKVDGLSLAFPGPFFKEFVVRCSKDPEAVLRKVGEAGYHGGVRLGRWYPDLADHILVAVTEKRTKDEIDGLAEAYRNALSSL
- the gcvH gene encoding glycine cleavage system protein GcvH; amino-acid sequence: MDPKKFRYSPTHEWVDVEGDTAVVGLSKFAVDQLTDLLTIELPKVGARLTAGKSFGEVESVKSVNDLYAPISGEVVEVNQALLDDVQVLSEDPYVKGWLVKIKVDDPAEAGKLLDHSAYEIKIAEDEH
- the gcvT gene encoding glycine cleavage system aminomethyltransferase GcvT, with the translated sequence MTDPTPLHTPLFDWHQTNGGRMVDFAGWSMPVQYTSIVEEHQAVRSGVGLFDVSHMGRLAFDGPKALSWINLVATNDATKLEPGRIQYSLLANDLGGLIDDILVYRLDKSYYVVCNASNRDRVVAQFGEHQEGFKATLTDKTVETAMIAVQGPAAAATLQPLVDRPLDGLKYYHVATGKLMGEVEALVSRTGYTGEDGFELIVPGPSASRVWIALMESGSGFGVAPIGLGARDTLRFEAAMPLYGHELSDTINPFAAGVGWAVKIDKGDFVGSDALKQHKQSPGSTRVGLKLDGKRIARQGSMVTADDRTLGSVTSGTFAPTLQASLAMALIDPGSSAPGTKVVVDVRGKPEPAEVVPLPFYKRPKP
- a CDS encoding FtsK/SpoIIIE domain-containing protein; protein product: MSPSTSPSLPGAPALAAEPEAKPAGSSIEPDPLRVQRDALKALVAAVAERAEVEASIKRARRSKEQEAEQDYRAKKAALAQRVAQLDREAIAADEKRRRDLAEAASSAEAQAKNDFAMGSRRIAAEFDALRQSAKSKLARDKSDAMGGHDSGQKVAVKEHAVANKPIQDALEILESYRRRLAALAADYRKFGLDPEPPTPSRESYSKFAEPGDELFERLSRMGPPLKLLELLIIPRSLKGMNEAWVYISTTFVFGFVGIALGFDATSTGVLAGVGLALGLALRMKLVSLAKEQLERLYKPLMQSASDDGALGDYCKTQIDGRFQESLKALVARREKDLEQAKETHTRTIAQGEDDRDERLRQINEVYGRKLRENREEQERRSKEAEDTHRRKIADLRTKGESGMVKLEEGYKALQEQARAVYESDRRAMASRWRETAATACGLLDDVSRRAEGFGLEWASPDWSDRPLPRAIPPALRFGTLAVDLASLPGGLPSEPELREGLPDSLRLPALRPFPASANLLVETPAEGRAAASTAIQAAMLRLLAGLPPGMVRFTIVDPIGLGRGFGAFMHLADFDEALVNNQVWTDARQIEERLAELEAHMELVTQKYLRNEYPSIEAYNAAAGEVAEPYRVLVVVDYPTKFDEKAASRLASIVAGGPPCGVLTLIAVDEGREFPTGCRLADLRPYCTRLIWKGDSLAWDDPELGGYPFTADAPPVGETATRLIQRIGEAARAAKRVEVPFEFIAPAPESWWTCDSRAGLDVPLGKAAASKRQHLALGKGTSQHVLIAGRTGSGKSTLMHALIVNLSLAYSPDEIDLYLIDFKKGVEFKVYAAHGLPHASVVAIESEREFGVSVLSRLDAELKIRADRFRAAGVQDVQGFRNAPGTPPLPRILLVVDEFQEFFVEEDKLAQEAAGLLDRLVRQGRAFGIHIILGSQSLGGAFTLARSTLGQMAVRIALQCSDIDSHLILAENNPAAKALSRPGEAIYNDANGSPEGNHVFQVVWLGEERREEYLDKIHELLDRRPPASARTPIVFEGDAQADFAGNPLFVARLEADAWPESPRSAQAWLGDPVAIKEPTSALFRRQGGNHLLIVGQNEEAAIGVAASALASLAVQYPPARDDGTREGARFWLLDGTPEDSEHAETLRKTADALPHGVKVGGWREASAFAAEVADELRRRREPDAGDGPELFLFIHDFPRFRDLRRREDDFHFGEREEQTPADLIDQILREGPGFGVHLIAWCDTVNNLNRCVSLQQLREFGMRILFQMSPTDSGHLLDNPAAAKLGANRALAYSEEHNRIEKFRPYRPFDAALLARIHDRLHARRR
- a CDS encoding MutS-related protein, with the protein product MTAPRAAAPPPPDLHAEYSRRLALHEHARKRWDQVDARLADLRLVVFVLAAALAGYTYAYGQPSWWWLSVPAGAFVGLLLAHEPIHRRAVRSVRTIEFYKRGLARMEDRWAGTGVAGSNFLNLDHPYAADLDLFGSGSLFERLCTARTKAGEEALASWLLAPSTPDVLSRRHAAVVELRPRLDLREDLELLGADVRAGIDPAALASWGTTPRVFPNRPIRIVAALLATFGASALAYLIYKQDPPASLLFVLMLLIEGVFALWLAKRVDRVLAGVDERAHDLTLLSGLLDRLEREPLDAPLLRSLREALVTGGSPASRRIRSLGNLLHLLDSRDNQFFMPFALVLLWKTQLAMKIDAWRAANGPQVAGWLAATGDFEALSALAAYAAENPSDVFPEIVPGPALFDAAGLGHPLIARAECVTNDVTLGLETTALVVSGSNMSGKSTLLRAIGVATVMSLAGGPVRASRLRLSPLAVGATLRVQDSLQAGRSRFYAEITRVRQIVDVSCGRLPLLFLLDELFSGTNSHDRRVGAEAVIRGLLDRHAIGLVTTHDLALAEIVAGLGPRTLNVHFEDHFEDGVMRFDYRIHPGVVQHSNALALMRAVGLDV